The genome window gtggactggacctatgtcgctggtacctccaaagtggccggtttggactgcttggttgacctctggtttgatgaccacatcatcccctcccccttgtgaaggttttgacctcaaaactggataacctgatacaccacaatagagcaagttaggtttcattctcttttgggagtttagaaccttaccttgatgatacaattttggtttggtgttGCAtggtgcatctggtggctcttctttggaCAGAAAGGAAAGGATCACGCCTCTGCTATGTTTATGGTCATTGCATCTATTCTGGAGTGGATGGTCCTTCAGATTATTAGTGGCCATGTTTCTGGTCCTTCTTGGAGTTGATCTTTCTAGCAACACAAGATAATCCGGTGGGATatctttgaagctttcttctttgcaacctaaaaatttctcatctttctggacaaaaagcaagtgcattatatctgtgtttggacactgataaaaataatttgaaatttccAGACTTACTTTGATATCTTCCATAAGTTGAAGaatgattttcttctttggaTATCTTGTTTTTGGTTGCTGCCTTCTTTGCAACTTTTGACTTTGGTGGTTATGATCTTCAACTTCttttattcctggatcaaaatttcttggcaaagacaagtgcataaTGTCTTCTTTATCAAGTAATAAGGGCGAATTTAAATTAGAAACACTTCCCTTTATTTGGCTGACTTTTATTGGCATTCATTCAGCATCTTGTAACATCATGGATTGTGTCTCTTCTTTTTGGGCAGTGTACTCCTCCTTGGTTCCtgaaaatatttcacattttcttggacaagacaagtgcattaatcttatcatAGAAATAATAATAGCACTCTGATCtatagtgaaatttacctcaggttttggcacttgaacaattctttgttcagattttggtttccacttgtggtgtggattttgattgaTCTCAGGGTCTGGCTCGGCCCTTGgcacttcagtaagcatagagctctcatctggtatccctgtaccaagaatataaaaatttaaaccagtatctaaaggtgatgttaaacacttaccttggtttgatactttgattactggttttgcttctttaagcaacaaatcatttcttccagcctcacttatggcttcctcctctttagcaaTACCATGCTGGTAGAATAGGTCTTCTCTTTTATGTTCATGCTCCTTAATTCCTGATACAAtaccctttgacaaagacaagtgcattatacaagaatttggaaccaacaaatcagattgaataaaactatcacttattttaaaaatttcagtttcagtttctagtgatgtttctttcaatacaTGTTTAATGGGACAAGCTTCAGCAAGGTGTCCTATTTTATGACATTtaaaacatgtctgatctttcagaattttaaaatcagaagGCTTACCTTGGCTTGGTGTGTCCTCCTCTTTGAGGTCTAAaatctccttgttccttggaAATAATTCTTTGTGAACTTTGGATTCAAACAAGGATGTGGAGTTCGGATTTTGCTGGACCTCAGGAcctgtcttaacattctttgacaaagacaagtgactcataccagtgggagaaggttcataaaccaaattatcaagtataggacttaccttagcctttACTTGCATAGTATCTAGCAATGGTTTTGCTTTGGTTCTGATCAAAGTGTTTTGGCTGACACTTCTACTCTCCATGGCCTTtgggatgtcacttttctggtcTAAGCAatggacaatggcgtgcccctggtttggctgAAATTTGGTTTGTTGAGGCAAGCTTCCTTGACCCTCTTTTTGGacagcttctcttgcttcttgggaaccatgagttggatacctccttgggtactgctccttgatctgagatcttgtataacctggtgcaaactcatacctcatggctttcttaagtgctccccacgttttgatagttggctccttgtaaaaccatctatcatctacttcttgaacccaccatttaaaggcatctccttttagatgatcaatggcataagctagcttttcttccttcaagatgttgttgtagtaaaaccattcatcaaggttcctctcccatctaagataacatctttttcctgaaaaattaaagagttcaactttatcagcaaaagagttatattcaaaccgagaattaacaacatgatggttatgggttttagaaattagagtttgattgatccttgaaggatctggtggcttgggctcgacatagacagcctctggtgcatctccaaatcttctttctcctggctgtggacgttggccttgtgcctttcttcttttcctcaactgaacaatctgttcaacctcttgcaaagctgtcaaatgttggTTCTGTTTGGCCATCTGATATTGGTTGGGTGCTTCTCctaccatggcttcctgaaaccactttcaaagatcaagtgaaggtaTGGGAAGTTCTGGTTTaatcaagaagaaaccaaatgcaatctattaaaaattaaaccgAGAAAAATATGGCAATGTAaaccgaaatgaaataaaatatgcaaaaattatttttcttttggttttctggatgcaatctcgaaataaaacaaatatgaaatgataataatactatgacaaagaaaattaaatgcaaactaacaataattttttttttttaaatgcaagattcaaataagaaacaaatatggaatgcagatttttttttgacctttttttttaaaaatggaaacaaatagctaaatgaatgcaaacaatttttttcttttgtttttatgattgaAATGAATCAAACTAAACAACTGGTCGACTTCTACCTCACACTTTTTatgattttcaattttatgatgaacaaagaacacaaaatgcaaaaactgtttttttttttttttttgatttaagatgaaaacaaatgcaagcaaatgaatgatgcaaggatagaatggacctgattcaggagctttgagctctgataccaaaatgttgtgggcacagggtcaggccttccggaaatatggaactgaggtttagtccaatagttcggattggtacctgaaacaaagagtgaacctttttatgagttttataagtttatgatgcaaacagaagcaaatatgaatatgaatcagagtgataataagaataaaagcaaatagaaaagggatagattgatggagatgggatctttgttgctggactgaagtcactctcaacaagatcaatggatggaagatggatagatatgggatttgcttgctggactgaagtctctctcaaggcaaatcagtagatggaaatgatggggggattgaggacgccacaaagctctgtgtaaggatgctttgataagtcaggttgctcaagagctgcttctcacaacactcaaaagacttagataatagttttaagaaaaactagaaaaactgcatattcattcataaaattcaagggtgattaacaaagacaaactaaatgagcttatataggctcgaccttgggactctctaacagtctaaaaatgacttaaggaaagaaataaaattgaaataaaagtcttggaagcaaaggctttgatggttccatgtaatcttcctttagcttgatttatgccttcttccaaatgagatgatcttgtatcttgatatcttcttgaacctggatggtttaaggggataagtgagcttcctgggaatcttcttgatagcttggaaggtgctgaggtcgtgcATAAACTCAGggaaaaagagctgttggagtttgaatgcaagaatctccaaataaggcagcttGGTGTTAATggggatcctcctgatcctatGATGGCTGGTGCATGATATGAACTTGTAGAAATCCTCTTGAATGAATATAATGTCTTCTGGAAGTCTTGGACTGATCTtattgtcttctggtcggagttggtttggttggaaatgatcaaaccgaaagattgtccaatcttgccataaatagctccggtttgatttaagtgactcttcattgaaccaactgatctcctgggctctggtgtagctaaggacttcttcaatacctcctgattggttgagatgatctcctggacgccaatgtctggtttgaagctgattgaaccggttagcttccaattgaggcaagtgtagaactggtttgaccggt of Raphanus sativus cultivar WK10039 unplaced genomic scaffold, ASM80110v3 Scaffold3875, whole genome shotgun sequence contains these proteins:
- the LOC130506992 gene encoding uncharacterized protein LOC130506992; this translates as MRYEFAPGYTRSQIKEQYPRRYPTHGSQEAREAVQKEGQGSLPQQTKFQPNQGHAIVHCLDQKSDIPKAMESRSVSQNTLIRTKAKPLLDTMQVKAKVSPILDNLVYEPSPTGMSHLSLSKNVKTGPEVQQNPNSTSLFESKVHKELFPRNKEILDLKEEDTPSQGKPSDFKILKDQTCFKCHKIGHLAEACPIKHVLKETSLETETEIFKISDSFIQSDLLVPNSCIMHLSLSKGIVSGIKEHEHKREDLFYQHGIAKEEEAISEAGRNDLLLKEAKPVIKGYQMRALCLLKCQGPSQTLRSIKIHTTSGNQNLNKELFKCQNLR